The sequence GCAACAAAAATTGGCTCAAGTTAATCATCTGcagctctctatcttcatgtctaccttgcccCCATTGACCTGTAGGTCAGgtgactaggtaggtaggtaatcATCTACAAGCTATGTATTGGCAGTAGATACGATCGCTTCATTTCTGTGACCGACCTAGTGCCCCAGGACGAGATTGTTGATGAAATGAGAACGTACTTGGAAATTTGGGATATCCATGTGTTCTAACTTGGCAGCTCGAGTGGCTCTCAGTTACAATCGGCGCCATCTAGAGTAACAACCAGGTTGATCGACCTCTAGTGACAACCAGGATGATATCCGCCTCACTATAATACATGATATTGTCCATAAATTCTTACAGCCCATATTGACTATTGAcacttaaatatttttttcaacgcCTATGTACTTTAAACTCACACGCCCGCTCCAAGTGACATCTCAAAGTAAGGTGGTCGGAAGTAATCATAATATCATTGAGGTCGATattgaatattgatattttCAATCTTTTAAATCCTATCAGCAAAGACGGACAGTATGACGTGGCCCTGTACACGAGGGCGTTGGTGTACGACTCCGGCTACGTCTACTGGCTGCCTCCGGCCATCTTCACCAGTGAATGCTCTATCAACGTTCGCCACTTCCCCTTCGACAAGCAGAACTGCACACTTCAGTTCGGGTCGTGGACGTACGACAAGCGGGAGGTCGATCTCCAACAGGGAGGTTACGTTCAAGATGACTTCAAAGAGAGCGGAGAGTGGGCGATCCTGGAGATCCCGGATAGAAAAGTTGAGACCGATGATAACGTGTTTATCGCCTACGACTTCATGTTAGCCAGAAAGCCGCTGTTCTACATCGTGAACATGATCGTGCCTATCATCCTGCTGACCCTGCTGTCCATCTTTGTGTTCTACCTGCCTGTAGACTGTGGGGAGAAGGTCGGACTCTGCATCAACATTCTCCTGGCCTTGGTGGTGTTTCTGTTGCTGATCGCTGACATCATCCCCTCCACGTCCCTGGACATCCCGCTGATTGGTCGGTACCTGATGTTCACCATGATATTCGTCACCATTGTCACGGTCATGACTATTTACGTGGGGAATGTTCACTTCCGCAGCACCGCTACGCACGTCATGTCGCCATGGATACGGTACATCTTCCTGGAGCTGCTGCCGAAGCTGATGAAGATGTCGCCTCCcggggaggaggaggaagaggaggatgAAGATAGCTCCCCCACCTGGGATGCAGTGGAGATGAGGAAGCGAGATGGGGTTGTTCAGAACGGGCGTCCACCTGTCCCGCCCCGGTCCGACCAGCCCAAACTGTCGTCTGAACTGAGGGAAGCCGCGGGAAACGTACAGCTGATATCTGATCACTTCAAAGACCAAGATGACGACTCGGCGGTAATGTATCCAGATCGTATATTGAGTACACATTACCGGTCTACTCTATCCAGATCGTATATTGAGTACACATTACCGGTCTACTCTAGTACAAAAATAGTAATGGAAATATAATTCAAGCCCTTGGAGCCATTCTGTTCTGTTGGAAACGACTGGAGTGGATATGATACACGTACTGGGCAGTGAAATGTTTTCGGTAGTGTGTAGAAATCATAATCAGAAAAGTCATTTGCAAcagcctttttttttgttaaaatgaGTTAGCCATGCTGTTCAATTACATACACAATGAATAGCTGCATGCAGAAAACTACCAGCCACtcggaacaaaacaaaataagcTTGATAGTATTATTTCACTGCTGTCACCACACGGAAAATCGGCAGCAATTATCGATGCCAAAGAAAGCAGCACGTTGTGCGTCTGTGCATGATAACACCGCGGATTTAGTGACTATGAGGCTTCTTTTCCAGGTGAGCGACGAGTGGAGGTTCATGGCTGCCCTGGTTGACCGGATCTGCCTGTGGCTGTTTTCCATCATCTTACTAGTCGGGACCGTTGTGCTGTTTGCAGAGCCCTGGTACGAGGACTCCTTCCAGTAGTGGGATCAGAGACTTGTCACGAGCAA comes from Branchiostoma floridae strain S238N-H82 chromosome 2, Bfl_VNyyK, whole genome shotgun sequence and encodes:
- the LOC118409451 gene encoding neuronal acetylcholine receptor subunit alpha-4-like yields the protein MDRLGGITLLILVITITGTLAADSEERLVRMLFNESAYNPGVRPALTPAEVVSVKITLAVSQVISVIEKEEVMRTNVWVAQEWTDPRLSWNKEDYDHISLIRVPAEAIWRPDIMLFNNKDGQYDVALYTRALVYDSGYVYWLPPAIFTSECSINVRHFPFDKQNCTLQFGSWTYDKREVDLQQGGYVQDDFKESGEWAILEIPDRKVETDDNVFIAYDFMLARKPLFYIVNMIVPIILLTLLSIFVFYLPVDCGEKVGLCINILLALVVFLLLIADIIPSTSLDIPLIGRYLMFTMIFVTIVTVMTIYVGNVHFRSTATHVMSPWIRYIFLELLPKLMKMSPPGEEEEEEDEDSSPTWDAVEMRKRDGVVQNGRPPVPPRSDQPKLSSELREAAGNVQLISDHFKDQDDDSAVSDEWRFMAALVDRICLWLFSIILLVGTVVLFAEPWYEDSFQ